A stretch of the Teretinema zuelzerae genome encodes the following:
- the rdgB gene encoding RdgB/HAM1 family non-canonical purine NTP pyrophosphatase, translated as MKIYFASGNAHKREELSRILAPHSIVIPPDEGIAFDPEETAADFFGNALIKAKALFDLVGKPVLADDSGICVDALGGAPGVLSARYGSDNGIKLTDYERNQLLLSNMKGIKERSCRFVCNMILYLGKDRFYSVQETLEGTLIDELRGSGGFGYDPLVLVEERGLTVAELPAGEKDAVSHRGKAARRILQLLDE; from the coding sequence ATGAAGATCTATTTTGCATCGGGAAACGCCCATAAAAGGGAAGAACTTTCCAGAATACTTGCGCCCCACTCAATCGTTATTCCGCCCGACGAAGGAATTGCTTTCGACCCCGAAGAAACCGCGGCAGACTTTTTCGGAAACGCGCTGATAAAAGCGAAAGCCCTGTTCGACCTGGTCGGCAAACCGGTATTGGCCGACGATTCCGGAATTTGCGTCGACGCTCTCGGCGGAGCCCCCGGTGTGTTATCGGCAAGATACGGTTCGGACAATGGAATAAAGCTCACCGATTACGAACGAAACCAGCTGCTGCTTTCGAATATGAAAGGAATCAAGGAGAGAAGCTGCAGATTCGTCTGCAATATGATTCTCTACCTTGGAAAAGACCGCTTCTATTCGGTACAGGAAACTCTCGAAGGCACGCTTATCGATGAACTCAGGGGATCGGGAGGATTCGGCTACGACCCGCTTGTGCTGGTCGAGGAACGCGGACTTACGGTAGCTGAATTGCCGGCGGGTGAAAAAGATGCAGTGTCCCACCGGGGAAAGGCCGCGAGACGTATTCTACAATTACTGGATGAGTAA
- a CDS encoding class I SAM-dependent methyltransferase, with translation MKTDCPFCLSQRIRKIECSSLVYGNCEVCGGFFLFSRYFPSSQKSRERYEHHNNELSDPGYRNYLQNFIDTFLDFFRTDAGLRSRPASILDWGSGPVPSLTTLLQEQGFEAYPYDLHYQPVLPDAAVRFETIVCLEVAEHFLSPRDEFRRMADFLLPSGYLVVGTHPAESMSCDFEKWWYRSDITHVSFYSEKSLEIVGASADLVFRGKIGQFEYVFQKKG, from the coding sequence ATGAAAACTGATTGTCCCTTTTGCCTTTCTCAGCGAATCAGGAAAATAGAATGCTCCTCTCTAGTATACGGCAATTGCGAAGTTTGCGGAGGATTTTTTTTATTTTCTCGCTATTTTCCTTCATCGCAGAAGTCCCGCGAACGGTATGAGCATCATAATAATGAGCTCTCCGATCCGGGGTACAGAAATTACTTGCAGAATTTCATCGACACGTTTCTAGATTTTTTTCGTACGGACGCAGGGCTTCGTTCTAGGCCTGCTTCTATTCTCGATTGGGGAAGCGGCCCCGTTCCTTCCTTGACGACACTCTTGCAGGAGCAGGGATTCGAGGCGTATCCGTATGATTTGCATTATCAGCCTGTTCTTCCCGACGCGGCTGTCCGTTTCGAAACGATAGTTTGCCTGGAAGTTGCGGAGCACTTTTTGTCGCCGAGAGACGAATTTCGGCGCATGGCAGATTTTCTTCTGCCATCGGGCTATCTCGTCGTAGGAACGCATCCTGCTGAATCGATGTCATGCGATTTCGAGAAATGGTGGTACAGGAGCGACATTACTCATGTTTCATTTTATTCTGAAAAATCCCTTGAGATTGTCGGAGCATCCGCAGACCTCGTTTTTCGGGGAAAGATCGGTCAATTCGAATATGTATTTCAGAAAAAAGGATAA
- a CDS encoding flagellin N-terminal helical domain-containing protein, translating to MVINHNLSAMFAQRTLGVTNGAIGNDISKLSSGMRINKAGDDASGLAVSEKMRSQIRGLNQASQNAANGISFIQATEGYLQETSDILQRIRELAVQSSNGIYSSEDRMQIQVEVSQLVAEVDRIASAAQFNGMNMLTGRFARETGENTITGSMWFHIGANMDQRVRVYIGTMTATALGVRNVGDGSIMTLENADSANRSIGTIDEALKTINKQRADLGAYQNRLTHTISGLNIAAENMTAAESRIRDTDMASAMVEYTKNQVLSQSGTAMLAQANSNSQQVLSLLR from the coding sequence ATGGTTATCAACCACAATCTCTCTGCAATGTTCGCACAGCGAACTCTCGGCGTCACCAATGGTGCCATCGGCAACGACATTTCCAAACTGTCGAGCGGTATGCGCATCAACAAAGCAGGCGACGATGCTTCCGGTCTTGCCGTTTCCGAAAAAATGCGCAGCCAGATTCGAGGCCTCAACCAGGCTTCGCAGAACGCGGCGAACGGAATCAGCTTCATCCAGGCTACCGAGGGTTACTTGCAGGAAACTTCCGACATTCTCCAGCGCATCCGCGAACTCGCGGTACAGTCTTCGAACGGAATCTATTCATCCGAAGACCGCATGCAGATCCAGGTTGAAGTTTCTCAGCTCGTGGCGGAAGTGGACAGAATTGCGAGCGCCGCTCAGTTCAACGGCATGAACATGCTCACCGGCCGTTTCGCGCGGGAAACCGGCGAAAACACCATCACCGGATCCATGTGGTTCCACATCGGCGCCAACATGGACCAGCGAGTGCGCGTGTACATCGGTACGATGACCGCTACCGCTCTGGGAGTACGCAATGTGGGAGATGGTTCGATCATGACTCTTGAGAATGCTGATTCTGCTAACCGCAGCATCGGAACTATCGATGAAGCTCTGAAGACCATCAACAAGCAGCGCGCGGACTTGGGCGCATATCAAAACCGGTTGACCCACACGATCTCCGGCTTGAATATCGCTGCCGAAAACATGACCGCCGCCGAATCACGCATCCGCGATACCGACATGGCGTCTGCGATGGTCGAGTACACCAAGAATCAGGTGCTCTCGCAGTCTGGAACAGCGATGCTTGCGCAGGCTAACAGCAACAGCCAGCAAGTATTGTCTCTTCTGAGATAA
- a CDS encoding flagellin N-terminal helical domain-containing protein → MVINHNMSAMYAQRQSGVLNANLQQNIEKLSSGQRINKAGDDASGLAVSEKMRSQIRGLNQAGKNIQNGVSFIQATEGYLAETTDIVQRLRELSIQSANGVYSAEDRMQIQVEVSQLVDEVNRIASHAQFNGMNILTGRFAKDSATGPMQIQVGANVDQSETVFIGTMTAQALGLSGTQGTENSMISLSSVDGANMAIASLDSALKTLNKQRADLGAYQNRFEMAAKGIGIAAENMQAAESRIRDTDMAQEMVDFTKNQILSQAGNAMLAQANTQPQSVMRLIQ, encoded by the coding sequence ATGGTCATCAACCACAACATGAGTGCTATGTATGCTCAGCGGCAGTCAGGCGTATTGAACGCCAACCTGCAACAGAACATAGAGAAGCTCTCAAGCGGTCAACGCATCAACAAAGCCGGAGACGATGCTTCGGGATTGGCTGTATCTGAAAAGATGCGAAGCCAGATCCGCGGCCTCAATCAGGCGGGAAAAAACATCCAGAACGGTGTTTCGTTCATCCAGGCAACCGAAGGTTATCTGGCGGAAACCACCGACATCGTTCAGCGTCTGCGCGAACTTTCCATTCAGTCTGCGAACGGAGTCTACTCCGCTGAAGACAGAATGCAGATTCAGGTAGAAGTTTCCCAGCTTGTTGACGAAGTTAACCGCATCGCTAGCCATGCGCAGTTCAACGGCATGAACATCCTTACCGGACGTTTCGCCAAGGACTCCGCGACAGGGCCCATGCAGATTCAGGTCGGCGCGAACGTCGACCAGAGCGAAACGGTGTTTATCGGGACCATGACCGCACAGGCTCTTGGTCTTAGCGGAACCCAGGGAACGGAAAACTCCATGATTTCACTTTCATCTGTTGACGGCGCCAATATGGCTATTGCATCCCTCGACTCAGCCCTGAAGACCCTGAACAAGCAGCGCGCCGACCTCGGCGCCTACCAGAACAGGTTCGAAATGGCCGCCAAGGGAATCGGAATCGCGGCGGAAAATATGCAAGCCGCCGAATCTCGCATTCGCGACACCGACATGGCACAGGAAATGGTGGATTTCACCAAAAACCAGATCCTCAGCCAGGCAGGAAACGCGATGCTCGCTCAGGCCAACACCCAACCTCAATCAGTCATGAGACTGATCCAGTAG
- a CDS encoding flagellar protein FlaG, whose product MSLEVSGIGQQLAAMDRRLEGSVNSTLRTTSAALQTSAQSQEIENEQQAASDKTKASEFVQQMQTISSMFDRKLQFRINDDLNRVVVKVIDSSTDKVIREIPSAEIQRLQIRIKEALGLLFDESI is encoded by the coding sequence ATGAGCTTAGAAGTATCAGGCATCGGACAGCAGCTCGCGGCGATGGATCGCCGGCTTGAAGGTTCTGTTAATTCAACTTTGCGTACCACATCAGCAGCCTTGCAAACCTCGGCTCAAAGCCAGGAAATCGAAAACGAACAACAAGCAGCTTCGGATAAAACCAAAGCGTCTGAATTTGTTCAACAAATGCAGACCATTTCCAGCATGTTTGATCGAAAACTGCAGTTCAGGATTAACGATGATCTGAACCGTGTTGTAGTCAAGGTGATAGACTCAAGCACCGATAAGGTAATAAGGGAAATTCCCTCTGCCGAGATACAGCGTTTGCAGATAAGGATCAAAGAGGCTCTTGGTCTCCTTTTCGACGAATCAATTTAG
- the fliD gene encoding flagellar filament capping protein FliD: protein MSDISIPGVTASKYKTDQLIEGLMKVERIPRNREEEQLKTYKAQQSAWRDLTRLSTTLRDTAKNLFSFNNPFTEKNGESTNDRAVSVSATREAREQSFKLKINQVAAADSFLSSEIPRDGKVPPGSYSFAVGDKTLQFQWKGGTYQDFSDALNRRGTGMLRSSLIQVTPNTRALLIESLKTGEKHRLSFEDDAKTFALDVGLIKKDEANAIETSLSDVYAPPVSNSLVEFSSTARAKDGLVLEYRISWETTEAGETEVSPGASGPVIGTPPVLEWKGITIQNTPSETALTQTAPPQPKVPVTDPSVVSLRSSRGQAMPLPPPPEGELSSDVSINLSEFGDVNALVIHNRNTERSYKIENIIIKDPKASNGYVPVNPVSVAQDARFTYEGIQIVRSTNSIDDLIPGVTLTLQEPTENQETITIKPDTEVAKEAIISLVGGYNRLMAEINILTQLKPEIISEIQYFTEEERKSSEEKLGMMQGDTTLNGIKSSLQRITSGSYPAIEGSALRLLSDLGISTKSNAGGGVDSARLRGYLEIDEKKLDEALKNRMPEIKSLFGLDTDGDLIIDAGVAFSIDSQLTPYVQTGGIFSTRTNGLASRITNSEKKITQLDKQLEDKEDELRNKYGKMEGTLNNLQNQSNSISNFNKQNSN, encoded by the coding sequence GTGTCCGATATCAGCATTCCCGGCGTAACAGCCAGCAAATACAAGACCGACCAACTCATTGAAGGCCTTATGAAGGTCGAGAGAATTCCTCGCAACCGCGAAGAGGAACAGCTTAAGACATATAAGGCCCAGCAGTCTGCATGGAGGGATTTAACCCGGCTCAGCACGACTTTGCGCGATACGGCAAAAAACCTCTTCTCTTTTAATAATCCTTTTACAGAAAAAAACGGCGAAAGCACAAACGACAGGGCTGTCAGCGTTTCCGCCACCCGCGAAGCGAGAGAGCAAAGCTTTAAGCTAAAAATCAATCAGGTAGCGGCCGCCGACAGTTTTCTGTCTTCCGAAATTCCTCGGGACGGAAAAGTACCTCCGGGGAGCTACAGTTTCGCCGTGGGCGATAAAACGCTCCAGTTTCAATGGAAGGGCGGAACCTATCAGGATTTTTCCGATGCGCTCAATAGACGAGGAACAGGAATGCTCCGGTCCTCGCTCATTCAAGTTACGCCGAACACACGAGCTCTGTTGATTGAATCTCTGAAAACTGGTGAGAAGCATCGACTAAGCTTCGAAGACGACGCGAAAACATTCGCGTTAGACGTGGGACTCATCAAAAAAGACGAAGCGAACGCGATTGAAACATCACTTTCTGACGTGTACGCGCCGCCGGTCTCGAATTCACTGGTTGAGTTTTCCTCTACCGCTCGAGCTAAAGACGGACTTGTGCTCGAATACCGGATATCATGGGAAACCACTGAAGCAGGGGAAACAGAAGTCTCTCCCGGAGCTTCAGGGCCCGTCATCGGCACGCCGCCTGTTCTCGAATGGAAGGGAATCACGATTCAAAACACGCCGTCGGAAACGGCTTTGACTCAGACTGCCCCTCCCCAGCCGAAAGTTCCAGTGACTGATCCCTCGGTTGTATCGCTTCGTTCTTCTCGCGGCCAGGCCATGCCGCTCCCCCCTCCTCCGGAAGGAGAGTTATCAAGCGACGTATCAATCAATCTTTCGGAATTCGGAGATGTGAACGCCCTGGTGATTCATAACAGAAATACCGAACGAAGCTATAAAATCGAGAATATTATAATCAAGGATCCAAAGGCGTCTAACGGGTATGTCCCGGTCAATCCTGTGTCGGTCGCCCAGGATGCGCGCTTTACCTATGAAGGAATTCAGATCGTTCGAAGCACGAATTCGATCGACGATCTCATTCCCGGCGTCACCCTGACGCTGCAGGAACCCACTGAAAATCAGGAAACGATCACCATCAAGCCGGATACGGAAGTAGCGAAAGAAGCTATTATTTCGCTCGTGGGCGGCTACAACCGTCTCATGGCTGAAATCAATATATTAACTCAATTAAAGCCTGAAATCATCTCAGAAATTCAATACTTCACCGAGGAAGAACGCAAAAGCTCGGAAGAAAAACTCGGAATGATGCAGGGAGACACTACGTTAAACGGCATCAAGTCGTCTCTTCAAAGAATTACGAGCGGTTCTTATCCAGCGATTGAAGGCAGCGCATTGCGTCTCTTGTCGGATTTGGGCATATCCACAAAATCGAACGCCGGAGGAGGGGTGGACTCAGCCCGATTAAGGGGATACCTGGAAATCGACGAGAAAAAACTGGATGAGGCATTAAAAAACAGAATGCCGGAAATAAAAAGCCTGTTCGGATTGGATACCGATGGAGATCTCATCATCGACGCAGGAGTAGCTTTTTCGATCGATTCCCAGCTAACGCCCTATGTACAGACCGGCGGAATCTTCTCGACCAGAACAAACGGTCTTGCGTCCAGAATTACGAATTCCGAAAAAAAGATAACTCAATTAGACAAACAGCTTGAAGACAAAGAAGATGAACTGCGAAATAAGTACGGAAAAATGGAAGGAACGCTGAATAATCTTCAGAATCAATCTAATTCGATTTCCAATTTCAATAAGCAAAACAGCAATTAG
- a CDS encoding PilZ domain-containing protein, whose protein sequence is MNGPMPFLQVLPYQTSMNPKYVAPIAVLIGMVVVLRIYLTWKETRKTATKKQKAPVRGEVPHSTQVQETVSSKELKAVSKLFSFTAEQSEFFAKICKKKNIIHPAQFIQDKAAVDALFTSLLHELEVAAASRESERQKTLVFFIREAIDNRRKAGELISSTRALKTGIGFSMTVESGEQYQSAVTENSTEGIQCLIPRDLFGNELRLPIRSQLELFFTGAGGQSYRCKTKILQYRSHRTGTHFLLAHTDSVTALPNRKHDRKSIQVECTFCHVTVANVVNGKKTEHKFFPSKKTYPGLIHDISAGGCSISVSEQLPIGEYLQIQCILMPGNTDTIIGKVVRITGEVGTGDLNMHIQFAKMPRVTMNRIYSIIYHREGTR, encoded by the coding sequence ATGAACGGACCGATGCCTTTTTTACAGGTACTCCCCTACCAGACGAGCATGAACCCGAAATATGTGGCGCCCATTGCCGTTCTTATCGGCATGGTCGTCGTTCTCAGGATCTATCTCACCTGGAAGGAAACCCGCAAGACTGCTACAAAAAAGCAGAAAGCGCCGGTTCGCGGAGAAGTTCCGCATAGTACGCAGGTACAGGAGACCGTGTCTTCGAAGGAATTGAAGGCTGTCTCGAAGCTTTTTTCGTTCACTGCAGAGCAGTCTGAGTTTTTCGCGAAAATATGCAAAAAAAAGAACATCATCCATCCGGCCCAGTTCATCCAGGATAAAGCCGCTGTAGACGCTCTATTTACAAGTTTGCTCCACGAACTAGAGGTTGCCGCCGCAAGCAGAGAATCGGAACGCCAGAAAACCCTCGTTTTTTTTATAAGGGAAGCCATAGACAACCGTAGAAAAGCCGGCGAGCTGATTTCCTCCACGAGAGCGCTCAAAACGGGGATAGGCTTTTCCATGACGGTAGAATCAGGCGAGCAGTATCAGTCGGCGGTAACAGAGAACAGCACCGAGGGGATCCAATGCCTCATTCCCAGAGATCTTTTCGGCAATGAACTGCGCCTCCCGATCAGATCCCAGTTAGAACTGTTCTTTACCGGGGCTGGAGGACAATCCTACCGCTGCAAAACCAAAATTCTGCAATACAGATCGCATCGAACCGGAACTCATTTTCTGCTTGCCCATACCGATTCGGTAACAGCATTGCCTAATCGGAAACATGACAGAAAAAGCATTCAGGTTGAATGTACGTTCTGCCATGTAACGGTCGCTAATGTGGTCAACGGAAAAAAAACAGAACATAAATTCTTTCCTTCCAAGAAAACATATCCCGGCCTGATCCATGATATTTCAGCCGGAGGGTGCAGCATATCCGTCTCGGAGCAGCTTCCCATTGGCGAATATCTGCAAATACAGTGTATACTTATGCCAGGAAACACGGATACGATCATCGGCAAGGTTGTCCGGATTACCGGCGAGGTCGGGACAGGAGACTTGAACATGCATATCCAATTCGCGAAAATGCCCCGGGTGACGATGAACAGGATATATTCGATAATTTACCACAGAGAAGGAACTCGATGA
- the tsaE gene encoding tRNA (adenosine(37)-N6)-threonylcarbamoyltransferase complex ATPase subunit type 1 TsaE — MILESHSREETLKIGFEIGKRLQKGDVIALQGTLAAGKTTLTQGIALGMGIDEQITSPTFTLISEYPNRIPLYHMDAYRLDSVQDFLDLGVEELLWGDGACVVEWSEKVMEAMPKNAIVIRLSVDQSGVHRIESENWPWGDAF, encoded by the coding sequence ATGATTCTTGAATCCCATTCACGCGAAGAAACGCTGAAAATCGGCTTTGAAATTGGAAAACGTCTGCAAAAAGGCGACGTGATCGCGCTGCAGGGAACCTTGGCCGCGGGAAAAACGACGCTAACCCAGGGAATTGCCTTGGGCATGGGGATTGACGAACAGATTACAAGTCCTACGTTCACGTTGATTTCCGAATACCCGAATAGAATTCCCCTATATCATATGGACGCCTATAGACTCGACTCTGTACAGGATTTTCTTGATCTGGGCGTCGAGGAACTGTTATGGGGAGACGGCGCGTGCGTCGTTGAATGGAGCGAAAAAGTCATGGAAGCCATGCCGAAAAACGCTATCGTTATTCGATTAAGCGTCGACCAATCGGGAGTTCATCGAATCGAATCGGAAAATTGGCCTTGGGGAGATGCATTCTAA
- the tsaB gene encoding tRNA (adenosine(37)-N6)-threonylcarbamoyltransferase complex dimerization subunit type 1 TsaB: MNIIAIDTITPALSVSAKGPKGTATIELEESGQHAQSIIQILDTAVSLAGFSAKETELVVCPSGPGSFTGLRLAWSAAKAIQLSAGCPMRVIQALDCYARPVLHFPGLVASVLDAKKNRFYARLYRQGSPCSEPLDISPETFSGYADPEEQILVAGPDSREFSDKLRDFSPLLSVQYVKTGHIGIARELLLIADSNQLQYTEYVTEDSGPLYVRKSDAENG, translated from the coding sequence ATGAACATCATCGCGATAGACACTATTACCCCTGCACTTTCTGTATCCGCGAAGGGACCGAAAGGTACGGCGACTATAGAGCTTGAAGAGTCGGGACAGCACGCCCAATCGATAATCCAGATTTTGGATACGGCAGTCTCCCTCGCAGGTTTCTCCGCGAAAGAGACCGAATTGGTCGTCTGTCCGTCGGGACCGGGGTCGTTCACCGGACTGCGATTAGCCTGGTCCGCGGCCAAGGCGATTCAGCTGAGCGCAGGCTGCCCGATGAGAGTTATTCAAGCTCTGGATTGCTATGCGCGACCTGTGCTCCATTTCCCCGGATTAGTCGCGTCGGTTCTCGACGCAAAAAAGAACAGATTCTACGCTCGCTTGTACAGACAGGGAAGCCCCTGCTCAGAGCCTCTCGATATTTCGCCGGAAACTTTTTCCGGCTATGCCGACCCCGAAGAGCAGATTCTCGTCGCGGGACCGGATTCCCGGGAATTCTCGGACAAACTGAGGGATTTTTCGCCGTTGCTCTCGGTCCAGTATGTAAAAACAGGCCATATTGGAATCGCTCGCGAGCTGCTATTAATTGCGGATTCCAATCAATTACAGTATACTGAATACGTGACCGAGGATTCAGGTCCCTTATATGTGAGGAAAAGTGACGCAGAAAACGGATAA
- a CDS encoding HD domain-containing phosphohydrolase — translation MTQKTDKTDEGILEELPELLEECALYDEHDALVPEPLEERTHRRTKETVGIIQLLNNPNIPLMILDKNLSVIHTTPKTHQLFSDYYRITERPFFNIFLNTLELKEMQDFLVALKSFERGYTWSGTLRHKTPTTKTLYTHTIISPLFSASGSLAGYQVFFEDISHDHFKQLQSTFKSILEAAKLKDNDTGMHDERVGYYCRKMAEYLYAIKKYPQIDPDFIDNIGFLACMHDVGKIGTPDYILQKPGKLNEQEWEIMREHTINGTFILSSYPIPMAKEIALSHHEWWNGNGYPFKLDGEMIPLSARIVTIADVYDALRMKRTYKNECTHEETVAKILEGKGTQFDPNLVDVFTRIHQDFDDIWLLLRDNGNPGAVMRDRSPEYGSLIQ, via the coding sequence GTGACGCAGAAAACGGATAAGACTGACGAAGGAATATTGGAAGAACTACCGGAACTCCTCGAGGAATGCGCGTTATACGATGAACACGACGCTCTTGTTCCCGAGCCTTTAGAGGAACGCACGCACCGCAGAACGAAAGAAACCGTCGGAATCATCCAGCTTTTAAACAATCCGAACATTCCGTTGATGATACTGGATAAGAATTTAAGCGTCATTCATACGACGCCGAAGACTCATCAGCTTTTTTCAGATTATTATCGCATTACTGAACGCCCTTTTTTCAATATATTCCTCAATACGCTTGAACTGAAAGAAATGCAGGATTTCCTGGTTGCATTGAAATCCTTCGAGCGGGGCTACACTTGGTCCGGAACTTTGCGGCATAAAACTCCGACGACAAAAACACTGTATACTCATACGATAATCAGCCCGCTGTTTTCAGCATCCGGAAGCCTTGCCGGCTATCAGGTATTCTTCGAGGACATCTCGCACGATCATTTCAAGCAATTGCAGTCTACTTTTAAGAGCATCCTTGAAGCGGCAAAGCTCAAGGATAACGATACGGGAATGCACGATGAACGCGTCGGCTATTATTGCCGAAAGATGGCCGAATATTTATATGCCATAAAAAAATACCCCCAAATCGATCCGGACTTTATCGACAATATCGGATTTCTCGCATGCATGCACGATGTGGGCAAAATCGGTACGCCCGATTACATTTTGCAAAAACCGGGAAAGCTGAACGAGCAGGAATGGGAGATTATGAGGGAGCATACGATCAACGGAACGTTTATACTATCGTCCTATCCCATTCCCATGGCCAAGGAAATAGCGCTGAGCCACCATGAGTGGTGGAACGGCAACGGTTACCCGTTCAAGCTCGACGGAGAGATGATCCCTCTTTCAGCAAGAATAGTAACCATTGCGGACGTATACGACGCGCTGAGAATGAAACGAACATATAAAAACGAATGCACGCACGAAGAAACAGTAGCGAAAATCCTGGAAGGGAAAGGGACACAGTTCGACCCGAATCTGGTGGATGTATTCACCAGAATACATCAGGACTTCGACGACATATGGCTGCTTTTAAGGGATAACGGCAATCCCGGAGCGGTCATGAGAGACCGATCTCCGGAATACGGATCATTGATCCAATAA
- the csrA gene encoding carbon storage regulator CsrA, whose protein sequence is MLILSRKINEKIMIGDDISVTIIEIRGDQVKIGVEAPKSVKVFRHEVFEAIKSENQAAAVSQPDLSGLSGILLDQ, encoded by the coding sequence ATGCTGATACTATCGAGAAAAATTAATGAAAAGATAATGATCGGAGACGATATTTCCGTGACTATCATAGAAATCCGCGGAGATCAGGTTAAAATCGGAGTGGAAGCCCCTAAATCGGTGAAAGTTTTCAGACATGAAGTATTTGAAGCGATCAAGAGCGAAAACCAGGCCGCCGCCGTTTCGCAGCCGGATCTTTCAGGCTTGTCCGGAATCTTATTGGATCAATGA
- the fliW gene encoding flagellar assembly protein FliW: protein MDIRTKAMGTVSIVEKQIITLELGFYGFAQFKRFALLDAEQKPFIWVQSLEKEDLAFLVLDPFIFRPDYEIDVDDSLLSSLEIDSPSDVLVFVLVTIPGNGSPITANLQGPLIVNKKNNKALQAVLSDPRWQTKHDIAAESASKRGR, encoded by the coding sequence ATGGATATTCGGACTAAAGCGATGGGAACCGTTTCCATCGTGGAAAAACAGATAATTACTCTTGAACTAGGTTTCTACGGCTTTGCGCAATTCAAGCGATTTGCTCTGCTGGACGCCGAGCAAAAACCTTTCATCTGGGTTCAATCCCTTGAAAAAGAAGATTTGGCCTTTTTAGTCCTCGATCCCTTCATTTTCCGCCCCGATTATGAAATCGATGTCGACGACTCCCTTCTTTCGTCCCTTGAAATCGATTCTCCTTCGGACGTTCTGGTGTTTGTCCTCGTAACGATCCCCGGTAACGGATCTCCTATAACCGCCAATCTGCAGGGTCCCTTGATCGTAAACAAGAAAAACAACAAGGCGTTGCAGGCTGTCTTAAGCGATCCGCGTTGGCAGACTAAACACGATATCGCCGCCGAATCGGCTTCGAAGCGGGGCCGCTGA